A stretch of Chitinophaga caeni DNA encodes these proteins:
- a CDS encoding TraB/GumN family protein, whose protein sequence is MIKNFLALFLSVLGIPALKAQEKSLLWEISGKEIQSPSYLYGTIHLVCEQDLNISPGIINAVKSSKVIYLEIDIDDPEMYTKMAPHMMLHGDTTLQMLFGDDYPKVSRFFSENVSINLEQVKKFRPFSIMSLIISKLANCKKTTSYENIFSEMAKQQHKNVEGLETVESQLEMLNSIPDSSYCRQILATIEELPKQKASFSRLLDAYKKQDIDALYQLGMESPDMKGFEDILLTRRNKNWIPVIEEITKSQSAFIAVGAMHLGGPQGVIRLLREAGYTVNPVIM, encoded by the coding sequence ATGATAAAAAATTTTTTAGCCCTTTTCTTGTCGGTACTCGGTATCCCTGCCCTGAAGGCACAGGAAAAATCGTTGCTGTGGGAAATATCCGGGAAGGAGATTCAAAGTCCCAGTTACCTTTACGGTACCATCCACCTGGTCTGCGAACAAGATTTAAACATTAGTCCCGGGATCATCAACGCGGTAAAAAGCTCGAAAGTGATTTACCTGGAGATCGATATAGATGATCCGGAAATGTATACCAAGATGGCCCCGCATATGATGTTGCACGGCGACACGACCCTGCAAATGCTTTTCGGTGATGATTACCCGAAGGTCTCCCGTTTCTTCTCTGAAAATGTGAGCATCAACCTGGAGCAGGTGAAGAAGTTCAGGCCCTTTAGCATCATGAGCTTAATTATTTCCAAGCTGGCTAATTGTAAGAAAACAACATCGTATGAGAATATCTTCAGCGAAATGGCCAAGCAGCAGCATAAAAACGTGGAAGGACTTGAAACGGTGGAGAGCCAGTTAGAAATGCTCAACAGCATCCCAGACTCCAGCTACTGCCGTCAAATACTGGCCACCATCGAAGAACTGCCAAAACAAAAAGCTTCCTTTTCCCGCTTGCTAGATGCTTATAAAAAACAGGATATCGACGCTTTATATCAATTGGGCATGGAATCCCCGGACATGAAAGGTTTCGAAGATATTTTATTGACCCGCAGAAATAAAAACTGGATACCAGTAATAGAAGAAATCACCAAATCACAATCCGCCTTTATCGCCGTGGGCGCCATGCATCTTGGCGGACCGCAAGGGGTAATACGGTTATTAAGAGAAGCCGGTTATACGGTTAACCCGGTTATCATGTAA
- a CDS encoding bifunctional 3,4-dihydroxy-2-butanone-4-phosphate synthase/GTP cyclohydrolase II, which yields MLDSIASAIEDIKNGKLVIVVDDEDRENEGDFVTAARNVTPEIINFMSTHGRGLICAPLIEERCEELGLDLMVRDNTALHQTPFTISVDLLGQGCTTGISAHDRAKTVQALINPATKPQDLGKPGHIFPLKAKKGGVLRRAGHTEATIDLARLAGFEPAGVLVEIMNEDGSMARLPQLKEIAEKFDLKLISIKDLIAYRLDTETLIEEEVRVQMPTKHGNFELIAFKQLNSGETHMALKKGDWQKDEPVLLRVHSSCFTGDILHSLRCDCGEQLAAAMEMVEKAGKGLILYMNQEGRGIGLLNKLKAYKLQEEGKDTVEANLALGFQMDERDYGVGAQILRYLGISKIRLITNNPRKRAGLSGYGLEIVENVPIEICPNPHNEFYLQTKRDKLGHEIMKG from the coding sequence ATGTTGGATAGTATAGCATCTGCCATAGAAGATATTAAGAATGGGAAACTGGTGATCGTCGTGGATGATGAAGATCGCGAAAATGAAGGCGATTTCGTAACGGCAGCACGGAATGTAACACCGGAAATTATCAACTTTATGAGTACGCACGGTCGCGGACTGATTTGCGCCCCGCTAATTGAAGAGCGTTGCGAGGAGTTAGGTCTCGACTTGATGGTGCGCGATAATACTGCTTTACATCAAACCCCATTTACCATCTCGGTAGATTTATTAGGCCAAGGTTGTACCACGGGAATTTCTGCCCACGACCGCGCCAAAACTGTACAGGCTTTAATAAACCCTGCTACGAAACCGCAAGACCTGGGCAAACCCGGTCATATTTTTCCCTTGAAAGCTAAAAAAGGCGGCGTACTGAGACGTGCCGGTCATACGGAAGCTACGATCGACTTGGCCCGCTTGGCAGGCTTCGAACCGGCCGGTGTTTTAGTGGAGATCATGAATGAAGATGGTTCCATGGCCCGGTTGCCGCAGTTAAAAGAAATCGCGGAAAAGTTTGACCTGAAATTAATCTCTATCAAGGATTTAATCGCTTACAGGCTTGATACTGAAACCTTGATCGAAGAGGAAGTAAGGGTGCAAATGCCTACCAAGCACGGCAATTTTGAACTTATTGCCTTTAAACAACTCAATTCCGGTGAAACGCATATGGCCTTGAAAAAGGGCGATTGGCAGAAGGACGAGCCCGTGTTACTAAGGGTGCACTCTTCCTGCTTTACCGGAGATATCCTGCATTCTCTACGTTGCGATTGCGGTGAACAACTGGCTGCGGCCATGGAAATGGTTGAGAAAGCCGGGAAGGGTTTGATACTTTATATGAACCAAGAGGGCAGGGGAATCGGCCTATTAAATAAATTGAAGGCTTACAAGTTACAGGAAGAGGGGAAAGATACGGTGGAAGCCAACTTGGCGCTCGGTTTTCAAATGGATGAGCGTGACTACGGCGTCGGGGCACAGATTTTAAGATACCTCGGCATCTCCAAAATCCGTTTAATTACCAATAATCCTAGGAAACGTGCCGGATTAAGCGGTTACGGCTTAGAAATCGTGGAAAATGTTCCGATCGAAATTTGTCCTAACCCGCATAACGAGTTTTATTTACAAACGAAGCGTGATAAGTTAGGGCATGAAATCATGAAAGGATAA
- a CDS encoding TonB-dependent receptor: MGFKKLLITFLLMMGVVTTYAQVTTSSLQGIVKDSKGEGLIGATVKATHVPSGTIYGTTTQEGGRYTIPNMRAGGPYTVEVSYIGYASQKFENIQLRLGTAFKLDATLGDDSKTLQEVTITGTRNGIINPNHNGTSVNISRNQLDNLPTVTRSIQDFARLSTQAVTYNNGSDGSPLGISFGGQNNRYNQFAIDGANTSDVFGLSGSGTNGGQSGANPISIEAIDQVQVVLNPYDIKQSGFTGGGINAITKSGTNQFVGSIYGLYQNQDFVGKSQSGAKYGDFKNQIFGATIGGPIVKNKLFFFLNYERGKQTSPVDFNPADPSTGKAPFSVDTLQQIYDVLQSRYGYDAGGFTALEKDKPSTNFLARIDWNINQVHKLTVRHSLMDAENVLGSRSNTNAKYYNNFYTFPSTSNNTIVELNSNFSNKMSNELRIGFNRTVDKRKYLGEMFPSVTINGSGNTSINFGSEYSSQVNALTQNIWTLTDNLTLYRGNHTITLGTNNEFYSIQNDFIQNNFGSYTYRSLDDFFNDAQPSNYRVSYTTSDPSKREGVKFNAMQLGFYAQDQWDIKDNFRLTAGLRIDIPIISTDPIANPDFDKNPIFAGYSTTTTPKTRLMFAPRVGFNWDVFKDGKTQIRGGSGIFTGRVPFVWISNQYSNNGSLYTSVNYYPSTGDGFKFRFDRNDPFLGQYTLEEIQALASSVQPLGSNVNLTSSNFKFPQSWKSNLAVDQQLPWGIFGTIEANFTKTINNTTWTNVNVVKDGGNVDLGDGPRPTWEVQTRDYDQVIVLGNTNKGFAYNLTTEFTKSTKNGLFAKIGYSYGEAKSLNDGTSSTASSNWRYSANTMGLNDPAYGYSKFRMGSRVIGVISKTFRYGKDKAWATGVTLFYTGQSGTPYTWVYYNSGSNDPTHDDSGTNGNNDLIYVGTKDQVNQMNFLPITSSGNVVRSTEEQRQDWNDYIDSDKYLSDRRGKAAEKYAARTPFENLFDFKFVQDLPIVKGHKIQLTFDILNVGNLLNKEWGRTYFISNNVATPLTITQSGGQIAYQFDKRRLNDIDGKARPYYINNFTSRWRGQIGVRYNFHQ, encoded by the coding sequence ATGGGATTCAAAAAATTACTCATCACTTTTTTGCTTATGATGGGCGTTGTTACTACCTATGCCCAGGTAACAACCAGTAGTCTACAGGGCATTGTTAAAGATTCCAAAGGGGAAGGTTTGATCGGCGCGACCGTGAAAGCTACCCACGTACCGAGTGGAACCATATATGGTACCACGACCCAAGAAGGCGGGCGTTACACGATCCCCAATATGCGCGCGGGCGGCCCATATACCGTGGAAGTAAGTTATATCGGTTACGCTTCTCAAAAATTTGAAAACATCCAGTTGCGCCTGGGTACAGCATTCAAGCTGGACGCTACCCTCGGGGATGATTCCAAAACATTGCAAGAAGTAACGATTACAGGTACCCGGAACGGCATCATTAACCCGAACCACAACGGTACTTCCGTGAACATTTCCCGCAACCAGTTGGACAATTTGCCAACCGTAACCCGTAGTATCCAAGATTTTGCCCGTTTGAGTACGCAGGCAGTAACTTACAACAACGGTTCCGACGGTTCCCCGCTAGGTATTTCCTTCGGTGGACAGAACAACCGTTACAATCAATTCGCCATTGACGGCGCCAACACATCCGATGTATTCGGTTTATCAGGTTCAGGTACGAACGGCGGCCAATCCGGCGCTAACCCTATTTCCATCGAAGCGATCGACCAGGTACAAGTTGTCTTGAATCCTTATGATATCAAGCAAAGCGGTTTTACCGGCGGTGGCATCAACGCTATTACAAAGAGTGGAACGAACCAGTTTGTAGGTTCTATCTACGGCTTGTATCAAAACCAGGATTTCGTAGGTAAATCGCAATCAGGCGCCAAGTACGGCGACTTTAAAAATCAAATCTTCGGCGCTACGATCGGCGGTCCAATCGTGAAGAACAAGTTATTCTTCTTCCTGAATTATGAAAGGGGCAAACAAACCAGCCCGGTAGATTTTAACCCGGCAGATCCGAGCACAGGAAAGGCACCTTTCAGCGTGGATACCTTGCAACAAATTTATGATGTACTTCAAAGCAGGTACGGTTATGATGCCGGCGGATTCACCGCTTTGGAAAAAGATAAGCCATCTACCAATTTCTTGGCCCGTATTGACTGGAACATCAACCAAGTGCATAAACTGACCGTTCGTCACAGCTTGATGGATGCTGAAAATGTACTGGGTTCCAGGAGCAATACGAACGCTAAATATTACAACAACTTTTATACGTTCCCATCGACCAGTAACAATACGATCGTTGAACTGAACTCGAACTTCTCCAACAAGATGAGTAACGAGTTGAGGATCGGTTTTAACCGCACAGTTGATAAAAGAAAATATTTGGGAGAGATGTTCCCATCTGTAACAATCAACGGATCCGGTAATACTTCTATCAATTTCGGTTCCGAATATTCATCGCAAGTTAATGCCCTGACCCAAAATATCTGGACATTAACAGACAATTTGACTTTATATAGAGGTAATCATACGATCACATTAGGAACCAATAACGAGTTCTATTCAATTCAAAATGATTTCATTCAAAATAACTTCGGTAGTTATACTTATCGTAGTTTGGATGATTTCTTTAATGATGCCCAGCCTAGCAATTACCGCGTATCATACACTACTTCAGATCCTTCTAAACGGGAAGGCGTGAAATTCAATGCTATGCAATTAGGCTTCTATGCCCAAGACCAATGGGATATCAAAGACAATTTCCGTTTGACAGCCGGTTTGAGAATAGACATTCCTATCATCTCAACCGACCCAATCGCGAACCCAGATTTCGACAAGAACCCGATTTTCGCGGGATATTCAACTACAACTACTCCCAAAACCCGCTTGATGTTTGCACCGAGGGTAGGTTTCAACTGGGATGTATTTAAGGATGGTAAAACTCAAATACGGGGTGGATCCGGGATCTTTACCGGCCGTGTTCCCTTCGTATGGATATCTAACCAGTACAGCAATAATGGTTCTCTTTACACAAGTGTGAACTATTACCCTTCTACCGGGGATGGTTTTAAATTCAGGTTCGACCGAAATGATCCTTTCCTAGGCCAATACACCTTGGAAGAAATCCAAGCGCTCGCCAGTTCAGTGCAACCATTGGGTAGCAACGTCAATCTGACAAGCAGCAACTTTAAATTCCCGCAATCGTGGAAAAGCAACTTGGCAGTTGATCAACAATTACCTTGGGGAATCTTCGGAACAATCGAAGCTAACTTCACTAAAACAATTAATAACACTACCTGGACAAATGTCAATGTTGTAAAAGATGGTGGCAATGTTGATTTAGGTGATGGTCCCCGTCCTACTTGGGAAGTGCAAACCCGTGATTATGACCAAGTAATCGTACTTGGTAATACGAACAAAGGTTTTGCTTATAACCTGACTACGGAATTTACAAAATCTACTAAGAACGGTTTATTTGCCAAAATCGGCTATAGCTACGGTGAAGCCAAATCATTAAACGACGGTACTTCTTCAACTGCAAGTTCCAACTGGCGCTATTCAGCCAATACTATGGGTCTGAATGATCCTGCTTACGGTTATTCTAAATTCAGGATGGGTAGCCGCGTGATCGGCGTGATCAGCAAAACATTTCGCTATGGTAAAGACAAGGCCTGGGCTACCGGTGTTACCTTGTTCTACACCGGTCAATCAGGAACTCCATATACTTGGGTTTACTATAACAGCGGTTCCAATGACCCTACCCATGACGATTCTGGCACCAACGGTAACAACGACCTGATTTACGTAGGTACTAAGGACCAGGTAAACCAGATGAATTTCTTGCCGATTACTTCAAGTGGTAACGTAGTTCGTTCTACTGAAGAGCAACGTCAAGATTGGAATGACTATATTGATAGTGATAAATATTTATCAGATCGCCGCGGTAAAGCAGCTGAGAAATATGCAGCACGTACTCCTTTCGAAAACCTTTTCGATTTCAAATTCGTTCAGGATTTACCGATCGTGAAAGGACATAAAATTCAATTAACCTTCGACATATTGAATGTTGGAAACTTATTGAATAAAGAATGGGGACGCACTTACTTCATCAGCAACAACGTGGCCACACCTTTAACGATTACCCAAAGCGGCGGCCAAATTGCCTACCAATTTGACAAGAGAAGGTTAAATGATATAGATGGTAAAGCAAGACCATACTATATCAACAACTTTACTTCCCGTTGGAGAGGACAGATTGGTGTTCGTTATAATTTCCACCAATAG
- a CDS encoding translocation/assembly module TamB domain-containing protein has product MQNFLVKQVTKRLSNTLHTKVEIERVNFRLFNSFLMQGVYVEDQKQDTLLYAGRLTMRITDWFFFVDKPEVKFVGLQNAKINLTRPPHDSTWNYQFVIDAFSNPTSQTPSGQQSNLAFDLKKIDLKNIRFNYVDGWVGQDYYVSAKRIYMDADRLDVKNKDILINDLDLDQPSFVVNTYEATRPKRPNTTSSPMANTPAPGDSVNILKPLQWNNDNWKLIVKSLHLKNGLLGVDSYNDSTKPRKGVFKPDYIRFEKINLTLTNSHISQDSIFADLQLSTNERSGFEITKLTGRFKMSPVEIELDNMDLVTPNSHLRDYFTMQYNDLSDMNDFVDNVIMRANFRNSYLSSDDIAYFAPELSDWKTDIKINGKAHGPVSNLTGENFEITGGTATKVKGNLEMRGLPNIYETFISFDAQELTTNGRDILHFFPELANIDPVQIHLLDFISFKGNYTGFINDFVAYGNFSTNLGNFNSDLNFKTSGDIPIYSGNIRTDHFDLGALLNNNNFSEITANAKIDGAGFNFHNLRASLDAQVQELNIRDYPYQNITTKGELSRKFFNGSLEVDDPNLDLSFAGTIDFNGALPLFQFDADLRKSDLKSLHITEDSITLQAKAYLNFAGNSIDNFDGIARLYDVSLFKDQKRIEFDSLALRTEVLDNHQKVLNIQGSEISGYIKGDYHFMQFPNTLQFYRNKYFPAFYTKSPDELVPQDFSFEFNFGAIDKILSSFDRSIKGFNDTRVSGTLNTQNGNLQLHANVPYAAYAGVGAKDLEIVAKGDLDKINLSTMIGELTWRDSTLFENPGLVASSSKDTAFIKLNLRDTDTSALDGFYARLITVSDGVKINFLNSTFTMNEKEWQVTPGSEIYWSTHFLTIHNVQVSRNDQSIIVSTNEFSPDEERFIINIKNLNLADIIPVQLTGSRIEGLANGTINISNPTSHLEVDADIRAEQFRYADDSIGVVQLSGDYNQRTQQANFHVQSDNQIADFLADAAIGFGNNNKLEARLDMKGTSMSLLQRFIDPYVSNLSGKMTGIVTVGGTTDLPSVHATNLQLEDVGVTVNYLNTDYRIPKMTVNMDDNLLEFGRFTMLDKYNNTATVNGFITHDHFNKMNFEFDLSTNKFMFLNTKSTDNDLYYGDVIASAKLYFNGPINNLQLNVLARPLTNTHFYLPISDSRDVGKYEFIRFKSYGKEAVAPKPKKDETKLNMRLDIAANPDAQIDVILDQVTGDMISANGSGNLQINVNLDGDLSMIGNYVINSGSYNFSLRNFANWKFGIEKNSSITFNGDPLDAKVNIDAKYTVPKVSLYNLSNSAASQTVDELARRSQRVDILLNLTGALMQPDITYKIVLPEVGTVSYESSVVARLREINQDQNKTLYQIYGLLVSQQFLPDDASAGGANVAITGKNSVGQALSAQASAILNNLSNQLFKNSGIGFTINYSAYNIGNQDNGSYDRNLVSGGINSTLFNDRIRLYVGGDYDWGKVSATATSNRFAGDFRIEYLLTPDGRVRVNAFSKSDYDVYNLSNRNRGGVGISYIRDYNTFSELFSRSMRLRAIKDSSQQQQPPVDTPKTTQLPHLDSIAPAPARKDTIEDDLPEIYKRIGRSKP; this is encoded by the coding sequence ATGCAAAATTTTCTTGTTAAGCAAGTAACCAAGCGGCTTAGCAATACCTTACACACCAAGGTTGAAATAGAGAGGGTTAACTTCCGCCTGTTTAACAGCTTCTTGATGCAAGGGGTATACGTGGAAGATCAAAAACAGGATACGTTGCTCTATGCCGGTAGGCTAACCATGCGCATCACCGATTGGTTTTTCTTCGTGGATAAACCGGAGGTGAAATTCGTGGGTTTACAAAATGCGAAAATTAACCTCACCAGGCCGCCGCATGATTCCACCTGGAATTACCAGTTCGTGATCGATGCCTTCTCCAACCCCACATCCCAAACACCTTCCGGGCAACAATCCAACCTCGCTTTCGACTTAAAAAAAATAGATCTTAAAAATATCCGGTTCAATTATGTTGACGGATGGGTCGGTCAAGACTACTATGTTTCTGCCAAAAGAATTTACATGGATGCCGACCGCCTCGACGTGAAAAACAAGGATATCCTGATCAATGATCTAGACTTAGATCAACCTTCCTTCGTGGTTAATACTTACGAGGCTACCAGGCCCAAACGCCCCAATACAACTAGCTCTCCGATGGCCAATACGCCGGCTCCCGGCGATTCCGTCAACATATTAAAACCGCTGCAATGGAATAATGACAACTGGAAATTAATAGTAAAATCTTTACACCTAAAAAATGGATTGCTTGGCGTTGATAGCTATAACGACAGTACGAAACCACGGAAAGGCGTATTTAAACCGGATTATATCAGGTTTGAAAAAATCAATTTAACCCTCACCAATAGCCACATATCGCAAGACAGCATTTTCGCAGATTTGCAATTAAGTACGAATGAAAGAAGCGGGTTCGAAATAACCAAGTTAACCGGCCGCTTTAAAATGTCGCCCGTGGAAATTGAACTGGACAATATGGATCTGGTTACTCCTAATAGCCATTTGAGAGACTATTTCACCATGCAGTACAATGATTTATCTGATATGAATGATTTCGTGGACAACGTTATCATGCGGGCGAATTTCAGAAATTCTTATTTATCATCAGATGATATCGCTTATTTCGCCCCCGAATTAAGCGATTGGAAAACCGATATTAAAATTAATGGTAAGGCCCATGGCCCGGTGAGCAACTTAACCGGGGAAAACTTTGAAATAACCGGGGGAACCGCAACCAAGGTAAAAGGTAACCTCGAAATGCGCGGGTTGCCTAACATATATGAAACATTTATCAGCTTCGACGCACAGGAACTAACCACGAATGGCCGGGATATCTTGCATTTCTTCCCGGAACTAGCCAATATCGACCCGGTACAAATCCATTTGCTCGATTTTATCAGCTTTAAAGGAAATTATACGGGGTTCATAAACGACTTTGTTGCTTACGGTAATTTCAGTACGAACCTTGGGAATTTCAACTCGGATCTAAACTTTAAAACCAGCGGCGATATACCTATATACAGCGGTAACATCAGGACAGATCATTTCGATCTGGGCGCCTTACTGAATAATAACAACTTTAGCGAAATTACGGCTAATGCGAAGATTGACGGCGCAGGATTTAACTTTCACAACCTGAGGGCCAGCCTTGACGCCCAAGTACAGGAGCTGAATATCAGGGATTACCCTTATCAAAATATCACGACCAAGGGAGAACTAAGCCGGAAATTTTTCAACGGTTCATTAGAAGTTGATGATCCCAATTTGGACTTGAGCTTTGCCGGCACCATCGATTTTAACGGCGCGTTGCCCCTGTTCCAATTCGATGCGGACCTGCGGAAAAGTGACCTCAAATCTTTACACATCACGGAAGATTCGATCACCTTGCAAGCCAAAGCTTACCTGAATTTTGCAGGGAATAGTATCGATAACTTCGACGGGATAGCGCGTTTGTACGATGTTTCCCTTTTTAAAGATCAAAAAAGAATTGAATTTGACTCCCTCGCCTTAAGAACAGAAGTGCTCGATAATCACCAGAAAGTCCTGAACATACAAGGAAGTGAAATCAGCGGCTATATTAAAGGCGACTACCACTTCATGCAATTCCCTAATACCTTGCAATTTTACCGGAACAAATATTTCCCGGCTTTCTATACAAAAAGTCCCGATGAACTGGTACCACAAGATTTCTCATTTGAATTTAACTTCGGTGCGATAGATAAGATTCTATCTTCATTCGATCGCAGTATTAAAGGTTTTAATGATACCCGGGTTTCCGGTACTTTAAATACGCAAAACGGCAACTTACAGTTACATGCCAATGTTCCCTACGCCGCTTATGCCGGCGTTGGAGCAAAGGATTTAGAGATCGTTGCCAAGGGGGATCTTGATAAGATAAACCTCAGCACGATGATCGGGGAATTAACTTGGCGAGATAGCACATTGTTCGAAAACCCGGGCCTGGTTGCCAGCTCAAGTAAAGATACCGCTTTTATAAAGCTCAACTTAAGGGATACGGATACCAGCGCACTAGACGGTTTCTATGCCAGGTTAATTACCGTTTCTGACGGGGTAAAAATCAACTTCCTGAACTCTACCTTCACGATGAATGAAAAAGAGTGGCAAGTTACCCCGGGCAGTGAAATTTATTGGTCAACTCATTTCTTAACCATCCATAACGTGCAAGTTTCACGGAACGATCAAAGCATAATTGTATCTACGAACGAATTTAGTCCCGATGAAGAGCGGTTCATCATTAACATAAAAAATCTTAACCTGGCCGATATTATCCCGGTTCAACTTACAGGGAGCCGTATCGAAGGATTAGCCAACGGAACGATTAATATTTCCAACCCGACAAGTCATTTAGAAGTAGATGCAGATATCAGGGCCGAACAATTTAGATATGCAGATGATTCAATTGGCGTAGTACAATTATCCGGCGACTATAACCAAAGAACCCAACAGGCGAACTTTCATGTACAATCCGACAATCAAATTGCCGATTTCTTGGCCGATGCCGCCATCGGGTTCGGGAATAATAATAAGTTGGAAGCCCGGTTGGATATGAAGGGTACCTCCATGTCATTATTACAACGTTTCATTGATCCGTATGTCAGTAATCTATCCGGTAAAATGACAGGTATTGTTACGGTTGGCGGAACTACGGATTTACCATCCGTGCATGCAACTAACTTGCAATTGGAAGATGTAGGGGTTACAGTAAATTATTTAAATACCGATTACAGGATTCCTAAAATGACGGTCAACATGGACGACAACTTATTGGAATTCGGCCGGTTTACAATGTTGGACAAGTATAACAATACCGCCACGGTGAACGGCTTTATCACCCATGACCATTTCAATAAAATGAACTTCGAATTTGATCTTAGCACGAATAAATTCATGTTCCTCAATACGAAGTCGACCGACAATGATCTGTATTACGGGGATGTAATAGCCAGTGCGAAATTATATTTCAATGGTCCGATCAACAATCTGCAATTGAACGTTTTGGCAAGACCATTAACCAATACGCATTTCTATTTGCCTATTTCAGATAGCCGCGATGTAGGTAAATATGAATTTATCAGGTTTAAATCTTATGGTAAAGAAGCGGTAGCGCCCAAACCGAAAAAAGATGAGACCAAGCTCAATATGCGTTTAGATATAGCCGCTAACCCGGACGCACAGATAGATGTAATCTTAGACCAGGTAACCGGCGACATGATTTCTGCGAATGGATCAGGCAACCTTCAAATCAATGTAAACCTCGATGGAGATCTTAGCATGATCGGGAACTACGTGATCAATTCTGGCTCATACAATTTCTCGTTACGAAATTTCGCCAATTGGAAGTTTGGAATCGAGAAGAACAGTAGCATTACTTTCAATGGAGATCCTTTGGATGCCAAGGTAAATATCGATGCCAAATACACGGTACCCAAGGTGAGCCTTTACAACTTATCCAATTCGGCCGCCAGCCAAACGGTGGATGAATTAGCCCGCAGATCACAAAGGGTTGATATTTTGTTGAATCTAACCGGGGCGCTGATGCAGCCTGACATTACTTACAAGATCGTTTTACCGGAAGTAGGCACCGTATCATATGAAAGTTCGGTAGTGGCCAGGTTACGTGAAATTAACCAGGACCAGAACAAGACATTGTACCAGATATACGGCTTATTGGTATCACAACAATTTTTACCGGATGACGCTTCCGCAGGTGGCGCCAACGTGGCGATCACGGGTAAGAATAGCGTGGGGCAAGCATTATCAGCCCAAGCATCCGCCATCTTAAATAACCTGTCTAACCAACTGTTTAAAAATAGCGGCATCGGGTTCACGATTAATTACAGCGCCTACAATATTGGCAACCAGGATAACGGCAGTTACGACCGGAACCTTGTTAGCGGCGGGATCAATAGTACCTTGTTTAATGACAGGATACGTTTGTATGTTGGGGGCGACTATGATTGGGGTAAGGTTTCCGCTACAGCCACCTCTAACCGCTTTGCCGGTGATTTCAGGATAGAATACCTACTTACCCCGGATGGCAGGGTACGGGTCAATGCATTCAGTAAGTCCGATTACGATGTGTATAACCTTTCGAACAGGAACCGGGGCGGCGTAGGTATTTCATACATCAGGGATTATAATACATTCTCCGAGCTATTCAGCCGCAGCATGAGATTAAGAGCTATAAAAGATTCAAGCCAACAGCAACAGCCCCCTGTGGATACACCTAAAACAACGCAATTGCCACATTTGGATAGCATAGCCCCGGCCCCGGCCAGGAAAGATACGATAGAGGATGATCTACCGGAGATATATAAAAGGATCGGCAGGTCAAAGCCATAA